A window of the Streptomyces formicae genome harbors these coding sequences:
- a CDS encoding copper homeostasis protein CutC, which translates to MSSRAVLEVIALDAQDAVAAEAGGADRLELVTDMAADGLTPSRETFAAVRAAVDIPLRVMLRLSDGFSAGSAEDVETLVLAARALRAEGADEFVLGFLDAQGHPDLVMVERLVAEIEGCRWTFHRAIDRAADRDALRKQLADVPGLDTYLTAGSAAGVDEGVPVLLAEAARRGEPGYEAQLLVGGGLRLDHLPALRAAGIDAFHIGGAARPRGWTAPVDAEAVRAWREALGA; encoded by the coding sequence ATGAGCAGTCGTGCAGTCCTGGAGGTGATCGCCCTCGACGCGCAGGACGCGGTCGCCGCGGAGGCCGGAGGAGCGGACCGCCTGGAGCTCGTCACCGACATGGCCGCCGACGGCCTCACCCCCTCCCGGGAGACCTTCGCGGCCGTCCGCGCGGCCGTCGACATCCCGCTGCGCGTGATGCTGCGGCTGTCCGACGGCTTCTCGGCGGGCAGCGCGGAGGACGTCGAGACGCTCGTCCTGGCCGCGCGGGCGCTGCGGGCGGAGGGCGCGGACGAGTTCGTCCTCGGCTTCCTCGACGCGCAGGGCCACCCGGACCTCGTCATGGTCGAGCGGCTCGTCGCCGAGATCGAGGGGTGCCGGTGGACATTCCACCGGGCCATCGACCGGGCGGCGGACCGGGACGCGCTGCGCAAGCAGCTGGCGGACGTGCCGGGCCTCGACACGTACCTGACCGCCGGGTCGGCGGCCGGCGTGGACGAGGGCGTCCCGGTCCTGCTCGCGGAGGCGGCGCGGCGGGGCGAGCCCGGGTACGAGGCGCAACTGCTGGTCGGTGGCGGGCTGAGGCTGGACCACCTGCCCGCACTGCGCGCCGCGGGTATCGACGCGTTCCACATCGGCGGGGCGGCACGGCCGCGGGGCTGGACGGCGCCGGTCGACGCGGAGGCGGTGCGGGCTTGGCGGGAGGCGCTGGGCGCGTAG
- a CDS encoding DUF6479 family protein — MNSLMIVQSSSVTDQAAASQLAGIGPFIIGIILIALLAGAMWYEGRRRLQERAPRPDEQPKAPDHPTHIEEVREPDEDNFPTGGERLLPYNLKTHSSHAAPAPAPAPAPAPSQPSQPGAAGAEGETGAGETGAGETGAGGTGVGGTGLGKATGAGEAGGGEGPAPTG, encoded by the coding sequence ATGAACTCGTTGATGATCGTCCAGAGCAGCTCGGTCACCGATCAGGCGGCCGCGTCGCAGTTGGCCGGGATCGGTCCGTTCATCATCGGAATCATTCTGATCGCGCTGCTCGCGGGCGCGATGTGGTACGAGGGGCGGCGGCGGCTGCAGGAACGGGCGCCGCGGCCGGATGAGCAGCCGAAGGCGCCGGACCATCCGACCCATATCGAGGAGGTCCGGGAGCCGGACGAGGACAATTTCCCGACCGGCGGTGAGCGGCTGCTTCCGTACAACCTCAAGACGCACAGCAGCCACGCGGCACCGGCACCGGCACCGGCTCCGGCTCCCGCGCCGTCGCAGCCGTCGCAGCCAGGGGCGGCGGGTGCAGAGGGCGAGACCGGCGCGGGTGAGACCGGTGCGGGTGAGACCGGTGCGGGCGGGACCGGTGTTGGTGGGACCGGGTTGGGCAAGGCCACCGGCGCCGGCGAGGCAGGCGGCGGTGAGGGCCCGGCCCCTACGGGCTGA
- a CDS encoding DUF4031 domain-containing protein, protein MTLYIDPPNWPGHGRMWSHLVSDVSFDELHAFAASIGCPPRAFDGDHYDIPAHRYEDAVRAGAVRIGSKELVRRLTEAGLRRRKRR, encoded by the coding sequence GTGACGCTGTACATCGACCCGCCGAACTGGCCGGGTCACGGCCGCATGTGGTCACACCTGGTCAGCGACGTGTCCTTCGACGAGCTGCACGCCTTCGCCGCGTCGATCGGATGCCCGCCGCGCGCCTTCGACGGCGACCACTACGACATCCCCGCGCACCGCTACGAGGACGCGGTGCGTGCGGGCGCGGTGCGGATCGGCTCCAAGGAGCTCGTACGCCGACTCACGGAGGCGGGGCTGAGGCGCCGCAAGCGCCGCTGA
- a CDS encoding MurR/RpiR family transcriptional regulator has translation MTSDVKEIFIGQQATGSSDAPPAPAALAAKVRTLAPSMTRSMQRVAEAVAGDPAGCAALTVTGLAELTGTSEATVVRTARLLGYPGYRDLRLALAGLAAQQQSGRAPAVTADIAVDDPIADVVAKLAYDEQQTLADTAAGLDTVQLGAAVTALSGARRIDIYGVGASGLVAQDLAQKLLRIGLVAHAHSDPHLAVTNAVQLRSGDVAIAITHSGSTGDIIEPLRVAFDRGATTVAITGRPDGPVSQYADHVLTTSTARESELRPAAMSSRTSQLLVVDCLFIGVMQRTYESAAPALSASYEALAHRHSPRTR, from the coding sequence GTGACCAGCGACGTGAAGGAAATTTTCATCGGCCAGCAGGCGACCGGAAGCTCCGACGCGCCGCCCGCGCCCGCCGCCCTCGCGGCGAAGGTGCGCACGCTCGCGCCGTCCATGACCCGCTCCATGCAGCGGGTAGCCGAAGCCGTCGCGGGCGACCCGGCCGGCTGCGCGGCCCTCACGGTCACCGGCCTCGCCGAGCTCACCGGCACCAGCGAGGCCACGGTCGTCCGCACCGCCCGCCTGCTCGGCTATCCGGGCTACCGCGATCTGCGCCTCGCGCTCGCGGGCCTCGCCGCCCAGCAGCAGTCGGGCCGCGCGCCCGCCGTCACCGCCGACATCGCTGTGGACGACCCTATAGCGGATGTCGTCGCCAAGCTCGCCTACGACGAGCAGCAGACCCTCGCGGACACCGCCGCGGGACTCGACACGGTCCAGCTCGGCGCGGCCGTCACCGCACTCTCCGGCGCCCGCCGCATCGACATATACGGCGTCGGAGCGTCCGGCCTGGTCGCCCAGGACCTCGCCCAGAAGCTGCTCCGCATCGGCCTCGTCGCCCACGCCCACAGCGATCCGCACCTCGCCGTCACCAACGCGGTGCAGCTGCGCTCCGGCGACGTCGCCATAGCGATCACCCACTCCGGCTCGACCGGCGACATCATCGAGCCGCTGCGCGTCGCCTTCGACCGCGGTGCGACGACGGTCGCGATCACCGGCAGGCCGGACGGCCCGGTCTCCCAGTACGCGGACCATGTCCTCACCACGTCGACCGCCCGCGAGAGCGAGCTGCGGCCGGCGGCGATGTCGTCCCGTACGAGCCAGCTCCTCGTCGTCGACTGCCTGTTCATCGGCGTCATGCAGCGCACGTACGAGTCGGCCGCCCCGGCCCTGTCCGCCTCGTACGAGGCGCTCGCGCACCGCCACAGCCCGCGTACCCGCTGA
- the murQ gene encoding N-acetylmuramic acid 6-phosphate etherase, with translation MTSTYNALRAQLATLTTEAFRPELAEIDRLPTLDIARIMNGEDRSVPGAVATQLPVIAAAIDATAERMARGGRLIYAGAGTAGRLGVLDASECPPTFNTGPDEVVGLIAGGAEAMVRSVEGAEDSEELAAGDLDGLGLTVDDTVVGISASGRTPYAIGAVEHARSAGALTIGLSCNPDSALAAAADHGIEVVVGPELLTGSTRLKAGTAQKLVLNMISTITMIRLGKTYGNLMVDVRASNEKLQARSRRIVSLATGAPDEDIEAALTAADGEVKTAILMLLSGIDAPTATARLKESRGHLREALSGSELSG, from the coding sequence ATGACCTCCACGTACAACGCACTCCGGGCTCAGCTGGCCACCCTCACCACCGAGGCGTTCCGCCCCGAGCTCGCCGAGATCGACCGTCTCCCCACGCTCGACATCGCCCGGATCATGAACGGCGAGGACCGGTCGGTGCCCGGCGCCGTCGCCACGCAGCTTCCCGTCATCGCGGCCGCGATCGACGCGACGGCGGAGCGGATGGCACGCGGCGGCCGGCTGATCTATGCGGGCGCGGGCACGGCGGGCCGGCTGGGCGTGCTGGACGCCAGCGAGTGCCCGCCGACCTTCAACACCGGCCCGGACGAGGTCGTCGGCCTGATCGCGGGCGGCGCCGAGGCGATGGTGCGGTCGGTCGAGGGCGCGGAGGACTCCGAGGAGCTCGCGGCCGGGGACCTGGACGGCCTCGGCCTCACAGTCGATGACACCGTCGTCGGCATCTCGGCCTCCGGCCGCACTCCCTACGCCATCGGCGCGGTCGAGCACGCCCGTTCCGCCGGCGCGCTGACGATCGGCCTGTCCTGCAACCCGGACAGCGCGCTGGCGGCCGCCGCCGACCACGGCATCGAGGTCGTCGTCGGGCCGGAACTCCTCACCGGCTCCACCCGGTTGAAGGCGGGCACGGCTCAGAAGCTCGTCCTCAACATGATCTCGACCATCACGATGATCCGGCTCGGCAAGACCTACGGGAACCTGATGGTCGATGTCCGCGCCTCCAACGAGAAGCTGCAGGCCCGCTCGCGCCGCATCGTCTCGCTGGCGACGGGCGCGCCGGACGAGGACATCGAGGCGGCGCTCACGGCGGCGGACGGAGAGGTGAAGACGGCGATCCTGATGCTGCTGTCCGGCATCGACGCCCCGACGGCGACGGCCCGTCTGAAGGAGAGCCGGGGCCACCTGCGCGAGGCGCTGAGCGGCTCCGAGCTGAGCGGCTGA
- a CDS encoding LPXTG cell wall anchor domain-containing protein, with the protein MQIRRVLATAVAAALTTPVVLLSAAPAFADQKPAVQSQEQKPTIEELKAAVAAAQKAYDAAVIALDGREKAVEALVEDETHPLRVAYDEAKRAAEAAAKAKVEADQAVVDAQAKAEAVMADPEATDDERVEAIRVLGVAQEAARTAADAKTAADAKAKEARTAFDDARVEALRQLGVAQKAKEKAQEELDAAKKALADAEEEAGEGVECVAEPKLTTVVSGLPEKVVGGTTVAFTLRVTNGTGKTMDEVYPYVGLRAFDEKGLEELDSHLDLEWSTAANPEWEDVDPMSGPFVGSLKAKSSADVKLRLKIDAEIPAGQGAVGVAADYFNNDGSCGGTPEINEYVFQILTKGSNPGKVDDADGKPGKSNDLTAQGGSSATSVNGATGTTGSTGSLANTGSSDAMPQFALASGAALVLGAGAVVVARRRKAGAGA; encoded by the coding sequence TTGCAGATTCGCCGTGTCCTCGCGACCGCCGTAGCCGCCGCCCTGACCACGCCGGTCGTCCTCCTCTCCGCCGCGCCCGCGTTCGCGGACCAGAAGCCGGCCGTGCAGAGCCAGGAGCAGAAGCCGACGATCGAAGAGCTGAAGGCCGCGGTCGCCGCCGCGCAGAAGGCGTACGACGCTGCCGTCATCGCCCTCGACGGGCGCGAGAAGGCAGTCGAAGCGCTCGTGGAGGATGAGACCCACCCGCTCCGGGTCGCCTACGACGAGGCGAAGAGGGCCGCCGAGGCCGCCGCCAAGGCCAAGGTCGAGGCCGACCAGGCCGTCGTGGATGCGCAGGCCAAGGCGGAGGCCGTCATGGCCGACCCCGAGGCCACCGACGACGAGCGGGTCGAGGCCATCAGGGTGCTCGGCGTGGCCCAGGAGGCGGCCCGGACGGCCGCTGACGCCAAGACGGCCGCCGACGCCAAGGCGAAGGAGGCACGCACCGCCTTCGATGACGCCCGGGTCGAGGCGCTCCGGCAGCTCGGCGTCGCCCAGAAGGCGAAGGAGAAGGCTCAGGAGGAGCTGGACGCCGCCAAGAAGGCGCTGGCTGACGCGGAGGAGGAGGCGGGCGAGGGCGTGGAGTGCGTCGCCGAGCCCAAGCTCACCACCGTCGTCAGCGGTCTGCCGGAGAAGGTCGTCGGCGGTACGACGGTCGCCTTCACGCTGCGCGTCACCAACGGCACGGGCAAGACGATGGACGAGGTGTACCCGTACGTGGGTCTCCGCGCGTTCGACGAGAAGGGCCTTGAGGAGCTCGACTCCCACCTCGACCTGGAGTGGTCCACCGCCGCGAACCCGGAGTGGGAGGACGTCGACCCGATGTCCGGCCCGTTCGTCGGTTCGCTCAAGGCCAAGTCCTCGGCGGACGTGAAGCTGCGGCTGAAGATCGACGCCGAGATCCCGGCCGGCCAGGGCGCTGTCGGCGTGGCGGCCGACTACTTCAACAACGACGGGTCCTGCGGTGGTACGCCGGAGATCAACGAGTACGTGTTCCAGATCCTGACCAAGGGCAGCAACCCGGGCAAGGTCGATGACGCCGACGGCAAGCCCGGCAAGTCCAACGACCTGACCGCGCAGGGCGGTTCGTCCGCCACCTCGGTGAACGGCGCCACGGGGACCACCGGTTCCACCGGCTCGCTCGCCAACACCGGTTCCAGCGACGCCATGCCGCAGTTCGCCCTCGCGAGCGGCGCGGCCCTCGTGCTCGGCGCCGGGGCGGTCGTCGTTGCCCGCCGCCGCAAGGCCGGTGCCGGCGCCTGA
- a CDS encoding ABC transporter ATP-binding protein has translation MYELTGVTKRYRRGKDTVQALDGVDLTIEDGGRLVIQGPTGGGKSTLLQMLGGLDRPSTGAVVLDGVDLATLPEARLTRVRAEKIGFVFQSFNLVPTLTAQENVETALVPLGLRAGERRERAGEALASVGLGERRGHLPGELSGGQQQRVAIARALVKRPAVLLADEPTGNLDESMRDEIMELLEGLWEENGLTFVMVTHDSALARRAPRVATIRKGRVELSERTVEAG, from the coding sequence ATGTACGAACTCACAGGCGTGACCAAGCGCTATCGACGCGGCAAGGACACCGTCCAGGCCCTCGACGGGGTCGACCTGACGATCGAGGACGGCGGGCGCCTGGTCATCCAGGGCCCCACGGGCGGCGGCAAGTCCACGCTGCTCCAGATGCTCGGTGGGCTCGACCGGCCGAGCACGGGCGCCGTCGTACTCGACGGCGTCGATCTGGCGACCCTGCCGGAGGCCCGGCTGACACGGGTACGGGCCGAGAAGATCGGCTTCGTCTTCCAGAGCTTCAACCTGGTGCCGACGCTGACCGCTCAGGAGAACGTCGAGACCGCGCTCGTACCGCTCGGGCTGAGGGCCGGGGAGCGGCGGGAACGGGCCGGCGAGGCGCTGGCCTCGGTGGGGCTCGGGGAGCGGCGCGGCCATCTGCCCGGCGAGCTGTCGGGCGGTCAGCAGCAGCGGGTCGCGATCGCGCGGGCGCTGGTGAAGCGGCCGGCGGTGCTGCTGGCCGACGAGCCGACGGGCAATCTGGACGAGTCCATGCGCGACGAGATCATGGAGCTGCTGGAGGGGCTGTGGGAGGAGAACGGCCTCACGTTCGTCATGGTCACGCATGACTCGGCGCTGGCGAGGCGGGCGCCGCGGGTGGCGACGATCCGGAAGGGCCGGGTGGAGCTCAGCGAGCGGACGGTGGAGGCCGGCTGA
- a CDS encoding putative protein N(5)-glutamine methyltransferase, whose translation MFPSSELSGVVGRLRTAGCVFAEDEAELILATARTPAELAVMVGRRVDGHPLEHVLGWAEFCGLRIAVDDGVFVPRRRTEFLVRQALAARPDAGVVVDLCCGSGAVGAALASVLAGVELHAADVDPAAVRCARRNVPERGRVYEGDLFAALPDGLRGRIDILAANVPYVPTEEVGLLPAEARVHEPLVALDGGADGLDVLRRVTGEAGKWLAPGGVLLFETSERQAADAVEAVGRSGLVPRVAVSDELYATVVIGVKPDRP comes from the coding sequence TTGTTTCCTTCTTCTGAACTTTCCGGCGTCGTCGGGCGGCTGCGTACCGCCGGGTGCGTCTTTGCCGAGGACGAGGCCGAGCTGATCCTCGCCACCGCCCGCACCCCCGCCGAGCTGGCCGTCATGGTGGGCAGGCGTGTCGACGGCCATCCCCTTGAGCACGTCCTCGGCTGGGCCGAGTTCTGCGGGCTGCGGATCGCCGTGGACGACGGGGTGTTCGTGCCGCGCCGTCGTACGGAGTTCCTGGTCCGGCAGGCCCTCGCCGCCCGGCCGGACGCGGGCGTCGTCGTCGACCTGTGCTGCGGGTCGGGGGCGGTGGGGGCCGCGCTGGCCTCCGTCCTTGCGGGGGTGGAGCTGCACGCCGCCGACGTCGACCCTGCGGCCGTCCGGTGCGCGCGGCGGAACGTGCCCGAGCGCGGCCGCGTGTACGAAGGGGACCTCTTCGCAGCGCTGCCCGACGGCCTGCGCGGGCGTATCGACATCCTCGCCGCCAACGTGCCGTACGTACCCACCGAGGAGGTCGGCCTCCTGCCCGCCGAGGCCCGTGTGCACGAGCCGCTGGTCGCGCTCGACGGCGGCGCCGACGGGCTGGACGTCCTGCGGCGGGTGACCGGGGAGGCGGGGAAGTGGCTGGCGCCCGGTGGGGTGCTGCTCTTCGAGACGAGCGAGCGGCAGGCGGCGGACGCGGTCGAGGCCGTCGGCCGCAGCGGGCTGGTCCCGCGGGTCGCCGTCTCCGACGAGCTGTACGCCACCGTCGTCATCGGGGTGAAGCCCGACAGGCCCTAG
- a CDS encoding DUF397 domain-containing protein, producing MQISSLEWRKSSYSDGSGGDCVEVAAWRKSTYSGPDGADCLEVSDAHPGLVPVRDSKNPGGPKLKFRAAAWSAFVTGLKRAQ from the coding sequence ATGCAGATCAGCAGCCTTGAATGGCGCAAATCCAGCTACAGCGACGGCAGCGGCGGCGACTGCGTGGAAGTCGCCGCCTGGCGCAAGTCCACATACAGCGGCCCCGACGGCGCCGACTGCCTAGAAGTCTCCGACGCCCACCCCGGCCTCGTCCCCGTCCGCGACTCCAAGAACCCCGGCGGCCCGAAGCTCAAGTTCCGGGCCGCCGCCTGGTCCGCCTTCGTGACGGGGCTCAAGCGCGCTCAGTGA
- a CDS encoding helix-turn-helix domain-containing protein, with translation MTERAEIRLAMAFAKAVYDRRRELGLSQAEAAERAGLTQAKISRVEGADAVPTLPLLRRLARALNASLNIALDDDHEEVKFVAHPAA, from the coding sequence GTGACCGAGCGGGCGGAGATCCGGCTGGCGATGGCCTTTGCCAAGGCCGTCTACGACCGGCGGCGGGAGCTCGGGCTCTCCCAGGCCGAGGCCGCCGAGCGCGCTGGGCTCACCCAGGCCAAGATCTCCCGCGTCGAGGGCGCCGACGCCGTGCCGACGCTTCCGCTGCTCCGCCGGCTGGCACGCGCACTCAACGCCTCGCTGAACATCGCTCTGGACGATGACCACGAAGAGGTCAAGTTCGTGGCACACCCTGCGGCCTGA
- the groL gene encoding chaperonin GroEL (60 kDa chaperone family; promotes refolding of misfolded polypeptides especially under stressful conditions; forms two stacked rings of heptamers to form a barrel-shaped 14mer; ends can be capped by GroES; misfolded proteins enter the barrel where they are refolded when GroES binds): protein MAKIIAFDEEARRGLERGMNQLADAVKVTLGPKGRNVVLEKKWGAPTITNDGVSIAKEIELEDPYEKIGAELVKEVAKKTDDVAGDGTTTATVLAQALVREGLRNVAAGANPMALKRGIEKAVEAVSGALLDQAKEVETKEQIASTASISAADTQIGELIAEAMDKVGKEGVITVEESQTFGLELELTEGMRFDKGYISAYFATDMERMEASLEDPYILIVNSKISSVKDLLPLLEKVMQSGKPLLIIAEDVEGEALSTLVVNKIRGTFKSVAVKAPGFGDRRKAMLGDIAILTGGTVISEEVGLKLENAGLDLLGRARKVVITKDETTIVDGAGESDQVAGRVNQIRAEIENSDSDYDREKLQERLAKLAGGVAVIKAGAATEVELKERKHRIEDAVRNAKAAVEEGIVAGGGVALLQAAQVFEKLELDGDEATGANAVKLALEAPLKQIAVNGGLEGGVVVEKVRNLQVGHGLNAATGEYVDMIAEGIIDPAKVTRSALQNAASIAALFLTTEAVIADKPEKAAAAAPGGMPGGDMDF, encoded by the coding sequence ATGGCCAAGATCATCGCGTTCGACGAGGAGGCACGGCGCGGTCTCGAGCGCGGGATGAACCAGCTCGCCGACGCCGTCAAGGTCACCCTTGGCCCCAAGGGCCGAAACGTCGTCCTCGAGAAGAAGTGGGGCGCCCCCACGATCACCAACGATGGTGTTTCCATCGCCAAGGAGATCGAGCTCGAGGACCCGTACGAGAAGATCGGCGCCGAGCTGGTCAAGGAAGTCGCCAAGAAGACGGACGACGTCGCCGGCGACGGTACGACCACCGCGACCGTGCTCGCCCAGGCGCTCGTCCGCGAGGGCCTGCGCAACGTGGCGGCCGGCGCCAACCCGATGGCCCTGAAGCGCGGCATCGAGAAGGCCGTCGAGGCCGTCTCCGGCGCCCTGCTCGACCAGGCCAAGGAGGTCGAGACGAAGGAGCAGATCGCCTCCACCGCCTCCATCTCCGCCGCCGACACCCAGATCGGCGAGCTCATCGCCGAGGCGATGGACAAGGTCGGCAAGGAAGGCGTCATCACCGTCGAGGAGTCCCAGACCTTCGGTCTGGAGCTGGAGCTCACCGAGGGTATGCGTTTCGACAAGGGCTACATCTCGGCGTACTTCGCCACCGACATGGAGCGTATGGAGGCCTCGCTGGAGGACCCGTACATCCTGATCGTCAACTCCAAGATCTCCTCGGTCAAGGACCTGCTCCCGCTCCTCGAGAAGGTCATGCAGTCGGGCAAGCCGCTGCTGATCATCGCCGAGGACGTCGAGGGCGAGGCCCTGTCGACCCTGGTCGTCAACAAGATCCGTGGCACCTTCAAGTCCGTCGCCGTCAAGGCCCCGGGCTTCGGCGACCGCCGCAAGGCCATGCTCGGCGACATCGCCATCCTCACCGGTGGCACGGTCATCTCCGAGGAGGTCGGTCTCAAGCTGGAGAACGCCGGCCTGGACCTGCTCGGCCGCGCCCGCAAGGTCGTCATCACCAAGGACGAGACCACGATCGTCGACGGTGCCGGTGAGAGCGACCAGGTTGCCGGTCGCGTCAACCAGATCCGCGCCGAGATCGAGAACTCCGACTCGGACTACGACCGCGAGAAGCTCCAGGAGCGCCTCGCGAAGCTGGCCGGCGGCGTGGCCGTCATCAAGGCCGGTGCCGCGACCGAGGTCGAGCTCAAGGAGCGCAAGCACCGCATCGAGGACGCCGTCCGCAACGCGAAGGCCGCCGTCGAGGAGGGCATCGTCGCCGGTGGTGGCGTGGCCCTGCTCCAGGCCGCCCAGGTCTTCGAGAAGCTCGAGCTCGACGGTGACGAGGCGACCGGTGCCAACGCCGTGAAGCTCGCGCTGGAGGCCCCGCTCAAGCAGATCGCCGTCAACGGTGGTCTCGAGGGTGGCGTCGTCGTGGAGAAGGTCCGCAACCTCCAGGTCGGCCACGGCCTGAACGCCGCGACCGGCGAGTACGTCGACATGATCGCCGAGGGCATCATCGACCCGGCGAAGGTCACCCGCTCCGCCCTGCAGAACGCGGCCTCCATCGCCGCGCTCTTCCTCACCACCGAGGCCGTCATCGCCGACAAGCCGGAGAAGGCCGCCGCGGCCGCTCCGGGCGGCATGCCGGGCGGTGACATGGACTTCTGA
- a CDS encoding cold-shock protein, translated as MAQGTVKWFNAEKGYGFIAVDGGADVFVHYSAIQMDGYRTLEEGQRVEFEISQGQKGPQADMVRLAG; from the coding sequence ATGGCTCAGGGCACCGTCAAGTGGTTCAACGCGGAGAAGGGTTACGGCTTCATCGCGGTCGACGGTGGTGCGGATGTTTTCGTCCACTACAGCGCGATCCAGATGGACGGCTACCGCACCCTGGAGGAGGGCCAGCGGGTCGAGTTCGAGATCTCGCAGGGCCAGAAGGGGCCGCAGGCGGACATGGTCCGTTTGGCCGGCTGA
- a CDS encoding MoaD/ThiS family protein, translating into MSVNVRIPTILRTYTGGKAEVPAEGATLAEVIADLEKNHTGIAARVLDDQGKLRRFVNVYVNDDDVRFEQGLETVTPDGAGVSIIPAVAGG; encoded by the coding sequence ATGAGCGTCAACGTCCGCATCCCCACCATCCTGCGCACCTACACGGGCGGCAAGGCCGAGGTCCCGGCGGAGGGCGCGACCCTCGCCGAGGTCATCGCCGACCTGGAGAAGAACCACACGGGTATCGCCGCCCGCGTCCTGGACGACCAGGGCAAGCTGCGCCGCTTCGTGAACGTGTACGTCAACGACGACGACGTCCGTTTCGAGCAGGGCCTGGAGACGGTGACGCCGGACGGCGCAGGCGTCTCGATCATCCCGGCCGTCGCCGGGGGCTGA
- the thrC gene encoding threonine synthase — translation MRRKGLASMAVQTVASTTGTVDLGPASGLSCRECGEVFALGPIFACELCFGPLEVKYAYDLPSATATFPTGSALRKQIENGPASIWRYAPLLPVPADVATKPNLNPGWTKLVQADNLARELGVERGRLFVKDDSGNPTHSFKDRVVAQALEAARAFGFTTLSCSSTGNLAGAVGAAAARAGFRSCVFIPHDLEQGKIVMAAVYGGELVGIEGTYDDVNRFCSELIGDPAGEGWGFVNVNLRPYYGEGSKTLAYEICEQLGWQLPDQIVIPIASGSQLTKIDKGLQELIKLGLVEDKPYKIFGAQAEGCSPVSAAFKAGHDVVRPQKPDTIAKSLAIGNPADGPYVLDICRRTGGAVEDVTDEQIVDAIKLLARTEGIFTETAGGTTLGVAKKLIEAGAIDPSLTTVVVNTGDGLKTLDAVAPTTGMTAVISPNLDSFREAGLA, via the coding sequence ATGAGGAGAAAGGGCCTCGCCTCCATGGCTGTACAGACCGTTGCATCCACCACCGGCACCGTTGATCTCGGGCCTGCCTCCGGACTTTCCTGCCGCGAATGCGGCGAGGTCTTCGCGCTCGGGCCGATCTTCGCCTGCGAGCTGTGTTTCGGGCCGCTCGAAGTCAAGTATGCGTACGACCTGCCGAGCGCCACTGCGACATTTCCTACTGGGTCAGCCCTGCGCAAGCAGATCGAGAACGGCCCCGCCAGCATCTGGCGCTACGCGCCGCTGCTGCCCGTCCCCGCCGACGTGGCCACCAAGCCGAACCTGAACCCGGGCTGGACCAAGCTCGTCCAGGCCGACAACCTCGCCCGCGAGCTGGGCGTCGAGCGGGGCAGGCTCTTCGTCAAGGACGACTCCGGAAACCCGACCCACTCCTTCAAGGACCGCGTCGTCGCCCAGGCCCTCGAGGCCGCCCGCGCCTTCGGCTTCACCACCCTGTCCTGCTCGTCCACGGGCAACCTGGCGGGCGCCGTCGGTGCTGCCGCCGCCCGCGCCGGCTTCCGCTCCTGCGTCTTCATCCCGCACGACCTGGAGCAGGGCAAGATCGTCATGGCCGCCGTATACGGCGGCGAGCTCGTCGGTATCGAGGGCACCTACGACGACGTCAACCGCTTCTGCTCCGAGCTCATCGGTGACCCGGCGGGCGAGGGCTGGGGCTTCGTCAACGTCAATCTGCGCCCGTACTACGGCGAGGGCTCCAAGACGCTCGCGTACGAGATCTGCGAGCAGCTCGGCTGGCAGCTGCCCGACCAGATCGTCATCCCCATCGCCTCCGGCTCCCAGCTCACCAAGATCGACAAGGGGCTTCAGGAGCTGATCAAGCTCGGTCTCGTCGAGGACAAGCCGTACAAGATCTTCGGCGCCCAGGCGGAGGGCTGCTCCCCGGTGTCCGCCGCCTTCAAGGCCGGCCATGACGTCGTGCGCCCGCAGAAGCCCGACACCATCGCCAAGTCGCTCGCCATCGGCAACCCGGCCGACGGCCCCTACGTCCTGGACATCTGCCGCCGCACGGGCGGCGCCGTCGAGGACGTGACCGACGAGCAGATCGTGGACGCCATCAAGCTGCTGGCCCGCACCGAGGGCATCTTCACGGAGACGGCGGGCGGTACGACCCTCGGCGTCGCGAAGAAGCTGATCGAGGCCGGCGCCATCGACCCGTCCCTCACGACGGTCGTCGTCAACACCGGCGACGGCCTGAAGACCCTTGACGCGGTGGCCCCCACCACGGGCATGACCGCCGTCATCAGCCCCAACCTGGACTCTTTCCGAGAGGCTGGCCTCGCATGA